A section of the Deltaproteobacteria bacterium genome encodes:
- a CDS encoding tyrosine recombinase XerC: MPTRTERATADALAAYAAHLRAERHASPHTVRGYLADLRQFLAFVGAGGPAAVRIETIRHWLRTLDGRTDRNSIARKLAAVRGLFRFLVDTQRLAHDPSAVVATPKTARKLPAHLTLDDVDRLLATPRADRLLGLRDRAILELLYSSGLRVSELTGLDWEHLDADAGLVRVLGKGRKERVVPVGRPALRALETYRTAAAGAGWPAARGAVFRNARGGRLTPRSVGRLVDRHVLASGTTTKATPHALRHTFATHLLGAGADLRAIQELLGHASLSTTQRYTHVDLRRLMEAYDRAHPRA; this comes from the coding sequence GCCGCATACGGTGCGTGGATACCTCGCAGACCTCCGCCAGTTCCTCGCGTTCGTTGGAGCCGGCGGACCCGCCGCCGTGCGCATCGAGACGATCCGCCACTGGCTGCGCACGCTCGACGGACGGACCGACCGCAACTCGATCGCGCGCAAGCTCGCTGCCGTGCGCGGCCTCTTCCGCTTCCTGGTCGACACGCAGCGCCTCGCGCACGACCCGTCCGCCGTCGTGGCCACGCCGAAGACCGCGCGCAAGCTGCCCGCCCACCTGACGCTCGACGACGTCGACCGGCTGCTCGCGACGCCGCGGGCCGACCGGCTCCTCGGCCTCCGCGATCGCGCGATCCTCGAGCTGCTCTACTCCTCGGGCCTCCGCGTGAGCGAGCTCACCGGCCTCGACTGGGAGCATCTCGACGCGGACGCGGGCCTCGTGCGCGTCCTCGGCAAGGGCCGCAAGGAGCGCGTCGTGCCGGTGGGACGTCCGGCGCTGCGCGCGCTCGAGACATACCGGACGGCGGCAGCAGGCGCGGGATGGCCGGCGGCGCGCGGCGCGGTCTTCCGCAACGCACGGGGCGGACGGCTGACCCCACGGAGCGTCGGGCGCCTCGTGGACCGTCACGTGCTGGCGAGCGGGACGACGACCAAGGCGACGCCGCACGCCCTCCGCCACACCTTCGCCACCCACCTGCTCGGCGCCGGGGCCGATCTGCGCGCCATCCAGGAGCTCCTCGGCCACGCGAGCCTCTCGACGACGCAGCGCTACACGCACGTCGACCTCCGCCGTCTCATGGAGGCCTATGACCGGGCGCACCCGCGTGCCTGA